The genome window CTTCCTCGTGGCGCTCCAGGATCGTCTTGAGGACGATGTTCAGGAGCGGAATGTCGGTGCCCGGCTTCAGCTGGAGGTGTATGTGCCGGTCGGTGTCGTCGATCTCGAACGACCGGGTGGTCTTGTTCGCGTGCGGGTCGACCTGGATGACGGTCGCGCCCTCCAACACGGCCTGCCGGAAGTACTGGCTGTTAGCGATCGGGTGCTGCTCGCCCGGGTTCGCGCCTTGGATCCACAGCACGTCCGCGGAGTCCTCTAGGTCGGCCATGCTGTTCGTCATCGCGCCCATCCCGAGGCTGGTCCGCAGCGCCCAGACGGTCGAGGCGTGACACATCCGCGTGCAGTTGTCGACCTGATTCGTGCCGTACCGCCGCGCCAGCTTCTGGATCAGGTAGTTCTCCTCGTTGAACGTCTTCGAGGAGCCGAAGAATCCCATCCCGTCGGGGCCGTGCTCCTCGTGGATTCCCTCCATCTCGTCGACGACGCGGTCGAGCGCCTCCGACCAGGTCGCCTCGCGGAACTCCCCGTCCTCCTTGATCAGCGGCTCCGTCAGCCGGTCCTCGTGGTCGACGACCTGCGTCGCCGCGCCGCCCTTGATGCAGACGCTCCCCTCGTTCACCGGTGCGTCGCCCCACGGCATGAACCGCATCTCGCCCGGCTCGTCGCCCTCGAGGACGCGGATCCCGCACCCGACGCCGCAGTACGGGCAGATCGTCTTCGTCGCGTCGTCCGGCTCACTGGACATCCGTCTCACCGCCCCCCTGTGTGCTCATACCACATGATCTATCGTCGCCGTCCATCAGTGTACCGGTGGTTCCCGTCAGCGAGGGAGTGCGCGAAGCGGAAGGTGGGCGAAACGGAAGGTGGGTGAGGTGGAAGGCGGGCGAAAAGGTTAGCGAAACTGAAGATTGGCGAAGCGCATTAACATCGCTAGCAGATGGGTTATTAATGGTAATATATAATGGAAAAACATTTACTATGGTTTGTTAACATGATACAATCGGAACCAACATGAGAGCTGTTGTCTATCAAGGCCCATACGACGTGGCCGTCGAAGACGTAGACGAACCGGAGATAGAACACCCGAACGACGTCGTCGTCGATATCACTACGTCCTGTATCTGTGGGTCGGACCTCCACATGTACGAGGGTCGAACCGCGGCCGAGGAAGGGATCATCTTCGGCCACGAGAACATGGGCGTCGTCAGCGAGGTCGGCGAAGCGGTATCGACGCTGGAGGAGGGCGACCGCGTCGTGATGCCGTTCAACGTCTCCTGCGGCTTCTGTCAGAACTGCGAGGAGGGGTACACCGGCTTCTGTACCAACGTCAACCCCGGCTTCGCGGGCGGCGCGTACGGTTACGTCGCCATGGGCCCGTATCCGGGCGGACAGGCGGAAAAACTGCGCGTCCCGTACGCCGACCACAACGCGCTGAAGCTGCCGGAGGGCCGCGAACACGAGGACGCGTTCTCGCTGCTCGCGGACATCTTCCCGACGGGGTGGCACGGCACCGAGCTGGCGAACCTCGAGTCGGGCGAGTCCGTCGCCATCTTCGGCGCGGGACCGGTCGGGCTGATGGCCGCCTACAGCGCGAAGATCAAGGGCGCGGCCGAGATCTACGTCGTCGATCAGGTGCCGAGCCGACTTGAGCTCGCGGAGGAGCACTGCGACGCCCACGCCATCGACTTCTCCGAGGGCGACCCGGTCGACCAGATCATCGAGGAGCACGGCGGGATGGTCGACAAGGGCGTCGACGCGGTCGGCTACCAGGCGACCGACCCGGACGACGTCGACACCGAGACGGAGGACTACTCCTACCAGCCGGCCAAGGAGAATCCGGCGGTCGTGATCAACAACCTCATCCGGGTCGTCCGGCCGACCGGCGAGCTGGGAATTCCCGGGCTCTACGTCCCTGAGGACCCCGGCGCGCCCGACGACATGGCCGCGCAGGGGCGACTCGGCATCGACTTCGGGAAGTTCTTCGAGAAGGGGCTCAAGTGCGGCACCGGGCAGTGTAACGTGAAGGAGTACAACCGGTACCTCCGCGACATGATCATCGAGGGCCGGGCGGACCCGAGCTGGGTCGTCTCGCACCGGGTCGACCTGGAGGAGGCGCCCGAGATGTACGAGGCGTTCGACGCCCGCGAGGAGGGCGTCACGAAGGTCCTGCTGGAGCCCTGACTCCCGAGCTACTCCCGAGCCACCCCTCGCCGGCGTTCCGACTTTTTTCGCTCCCGACGCGTCAGGCCCGGAGCCACGCCTTCGGGTGTTCCGCCCGAAGATGCGACTGGTACCGCGAGACCAGCTCCGGATACCCGTCGGCGACGCAGTGCCACTCGCAGTGGTCGCAGCCCCGCTCGACCGCCTCGTCGTCGCCCTGAACGTGTCCGCCGCGTCTGTATGTGACCATGATGAGATTTCCGCCGCGGCCGGTCCGCGTCGATAGTTACCGTACGCCACGAACGGAGTTCACTCTGTCGGCGTTCGGGACGCGCGGCGGCGGTCCCGTCCGTCCCGCCTCGCCCGTCCCGTCGCTCCCGCCGAAACCCGTATGTCGATCCCTCTCGTGGCTACTCGTATGTGTAAGTACTGTAACTGGGCGTTCCACGACGAGTGGGGGCAGCTGCTGAAGTACGACGACGTCTACCAGTCGGCGGTCGGGGCCGAGACCGAGTCCACCCACGGGTTCCACGAGGAGTGGGACGACCTACAGGCCGAGCTCGGGATCTGACTCGTCGGCCTCACAGCGGGAACGCGTCCGCAGCCGCCTCCTCGGCGGCCGCGGTCTCCCCGTCGGCGTCGGCCGTCGTCAGGCCGTCGAGCTCGCCGCGGATCCGCGCCTCGTCCATCTCGCTGCCGATGAACACGAGCCGCGTCCGCCTGTCGTCGTCGGGCTCCCACTCGCCGATGGGACCCGCCTGTACCGAGGGGCCGGCCTGGCTCACGCCGATCACCTCGTCGGTGCCCGCGACGTTCGCGACGCCCTTCGCCCGAACGATCGCGCCGTCCCAGTCGTCGAGCCAGTCCGCGAACGGCTCCGGGTCGAGCGCGTCGGCCGAGCGGTAGACGAACGAGTCGACCCCGTGGGCCGCGGCGGCCCCCTCGGCGTGGTCGTGGTCGTGCGCGTGGCCGCCTCCTCCTTCTCTGCCCTCGCCCGCCGCATCGCCCTCGTCCGCCGCGTCGCCCTCGCTCGCCGCGTCGCCCTCGTCCGCCGCGTCGCCCTCGCTCGCGGCGATCTCGCGTTTCCACCCCGGTGACCGCTTGGCCGTCTCGAAGTCGAACCGCCCGGTGTCGAGCACGTCGCCGGGGTCGACCTCGGAGTAGCTCGTCCGGATCCGCTTCGCACGCGGCCCCAGCCGGTCGGCGACCGACTCGATCTCGTCGAGCACGTCGTCGGGGACCATGTCAGTCTTGTTCAACACGAGCACGTCGCAGAACTCGATCCCCTCGACGAGCACGTCCGCGAGGGGGCGGTCGGCCGCCGGCTCGCCGTCGCCCGGGAGGCTCTCGCCCGCGTCGAACTCCTTCCAGAACCCGTAGGTGTCGAGGACGGTCACCATCGTGTCCAGCCGGAAGCGCTCGGTCGGGTCGACCTCGCTGTCCTCGGTCCCCTCTGTGAACGCCCGCGCGACCGGGATCGGCTCGGAGATGCCCGACGACTCCACGAGCAGGTAGTCGAACTCGCGCGACTCCGCGAGCGCCGCGGCCTCCGAGAGCAGGTCGTCCTGGAGCCGGCAGCAGATACAGCCGTTCGAGAGGTCGACGACGCCCTCCTCGTCGTTCTCGCGGGCGACGAGCTCGGCGTCGACGTTCACCTCTCCCATGTCGTTTAAGATGACCGCGATCCGCCTGTCGCCGGGGTTTGCGAGCAGGTGGTTCACCATGGTCGTCTTCCCGGCGCCGAGGTAGCCGCTGAGGACGGTGACCGGGATCCGGTCGTCTGTCATGTGTGCTACCAGTGTCCACGCCTGTATCAAACGATCGATCGGGACGATCGAGACGAACGTTCATCCGTCCCACCGCCGTACCGCGAGGCGATGGACCTGAGCGAGTCGACCCTCCGGGACCGCGCCCGAGCGTACGCGGAGACGGAACCGCTGTACGACGTGGAGCGCCAGCACGTCGAGACGGTCCCGAAGACGTTCGCCGGCGACGAGTACGGGCGCCGCGACGCCCAGTGGATCGTCCGGTGGTACTTCCGCCGGTACCTCGGCGAGTACCCGGACCGCGAGCGGCGCGAGCGCGAGGAGGCGTTCCGCGACAACGAGTTCGACGACGTGATCGACGCCCTCGACGCCGCCGTCGACGCGGTGGGCGTCGGGGGAAGCGAGGGCGGCCCCGCGGACGCGACGGAGCCGGACGTCGCCGCCGCGCTCGACGCGCTCACCGCGCTCGACGGGGTCGACGTCGCGGTCGCGTCCGGGTTCCTCCAGTTCCTCGCCCCCTCGCGGTTCGTCGCGGTCGACCGCCGGACTTGGGAGGTGCTGGCCGCCGCCGGCGAGCTCGACGACCCGTATCCGGACCCGCCCTCGGTCGCCGACTACCGGCGGTTCGACGAGGCCTGTCGGGCCGTGATGGACCGGACCGGCGTCGACGCGTGGACGCTGTACCGGGCGCTGTGGCGCTCGTTCGAGGAGGTTCCGGGGGAGGACTCGTAGGGGATCTACTCGACGACCTCGACGACCGGGTCGTCCGCGATCAGGCGCGTGAGGAGGACGCGCGGCACGTTCGCGCGGAAGAGGATCTCACCGGCGATCGCTCGGGCCGCGTCCGCGTCCGCCTCGTCGTCGACCTTGTTCACGACCGGGATCGCGGTCGCGTCGCCCGGG of Halorubrum trapanicum contains these proteins:
- a CDS encoding GTP-binding protein — encoded protein: MTDDRIPVTVLSGYLGAGKTTMVNHLLANPGDRRIAVILNDMGEVNVDAELVARENDEEGVVDLSNGCICCRLQDDLLSEAAALAESREFDYLLVESSGISEPIPVARAFTEGTEDSEVDPTERFRLDTMVTVLDTYGFWKEFDAGESLPGDGEPAADRPLADVLVEGIEFCDVLVLNKTDMVPDDVLDEIESVADRLGPRAKRIRTSYSEVDPGDVLDTGRFDFETAKRSPGWKREIAASEGDAADEGDAASEGDAADEGDAAGEGREGGGGHAHDHDHAEGAAAAHGVDSFVYRSADALDPEPFADWLDDWDGAIVRAKGVANVAGTDEVIGVSQAGPSVQAGPIGEWEPDDDRRTRLVFIGSEMDEARIRGELDGLTTADADGETAAAEEAAADAFPL
- a CDS encoding glutathione-independent formaldehyde dehydrogenase: MRAVVYQGPYDVAVEDVDEPEIEHPNDVVVDITTSCICGSDLHMYEGRTAAEEGIIFGHENMGVVSEVGEAVSTLEEGDRVVMPFNVSCGFCQNCEEGYTGFCTNVNPGFAGGAYGYVAMGPYPGGQAEKLRVPYADHNALKLPEGREHEDAFSLLADIFPTGWHGTELANLESGESVAIFGAGPVGLMAAYSAKIKGAAEIYVVDQVPSRLELAEEHCDAHAIDFSEGDPVDQIIEEHGGMVDKGVDAVGYQATDPDDVDTETEDYSYQPAKENPAVVINNLIRVVRPTGELGIPGLYVPEDPGAPDDMAAQGRLGIDFGKFFEKGLKCGTGQCNVKEYNRYLRDMIIEGRADPSWVVSHRVDLEEAPEMYEAFDAREEGVTKVLLEP